CAGGAGCACCTCGAACATTTATTCACAAGTCCCACGGTGGACATGACTCAATTATTAATTCTCGTGAAGCGTATGAAATTTCTAGCCGATTCCTTTTTGGTGATATTCGTGCCCGGCTGCGCTTAATCGAAGCTAATATCACAAGCAATAAAGGTGCAGACTTTCTCGGGAAGAGTGAATATTTTATGGGAGTTTCTATAAAGCCACGGGGAGTCGACTTTGAGCTATTTCATCAAAGCCGAGAAGCAGAAAATTGTTACGGACCTTTCAGCAGTAAAGACTTTAGTGACTCACCAGCTATTTTTGACTGGGCAAGCAACAATCGTTTGATTTGGGAAGGTTTCTTGCTGCGCAATCACCATAAACCTGATCTAGTGCTGCGTCTTCAGTTTTATGTAAGCGAACGCGATCTATTTGGGATTGGTTTCTCGGATAACATCATCCTTCTTGCCCATTACTTTGTGCGGGCTGTTACAGATTCTAACTCTTTTCAACTCCTGCTCTATAATGATGAAAACTTTTCTGCTAACGGCACTCCAATGGCAAAAACAAGAGACGGATGGCAGTTTCAGGTAGCAGGTCGGAATTTTGAAGGTACCTTCCGCATTGAACTCGACACAATTCCTAAGTGCGGTATTCCACAACCGATCGTTCCACACTGAGTGTCGCGATCGTATCTGTAGCGATAATACAGTGTTTTTAAATAGATGTAAAACAGAGCGAGTTCAGACAATAAAATGAGCGATTGCTAAGGAATTCAAGCTCTTGGGAAGGAAACCATGAGCCAACGCTACTATCCCTTTTCTGTCACTCTCGAAAAACAATAAATAGCAGTGCTGTTGAAGCATTGTTTCCACCAATTCATCCAAGCAGTGCTCAACGAATTTGGGGCTTTTAGCTATTCTCTGGCAAGAGTGATGGAAGAGGGCTATAGCAATCCTAAACGATTCATGAAAAAGTGCCATACATAAAAACCTTGGGGAAACTAAAGTTTGACGATGGGTGATGAATTCAAATAACCATCTCACTGTGGAGAATGAGCGACACGGGTGATAACACTTTCGAATCCATTGCTTTGCCTGCAGCCAAAGATCCTCCACTGGATTCTGCCGGGAGGCATGAGGAGCGAACCGTAGACAAGTGATAGTCCACTCACACTCTTTCAACCCTTGATTGACAGCAGCTAAATAGTCTTGGATGGCTTGAGAACGGTGATAGCTGGCCCTATCCCAAATCAAGGCGATACGCGAGTGCGGGTACTCGGCCAGCAAAGCTTGCGAGAAGGCAATAGTGGACTCGGAATTTCCTCGCTCAAACGCTTTGATGAGAAACTCCCGGCTCAAGACATTGAGGGTTCCATAGTAGTTCTGCTTCTGACGTTCGTTCGTCATTGGTACTTCAATGCGTTGGTTGATTTTGCCCCAGACGTAGCCGCAGAGGTCGCCCCACAGTAGATGACATTCATCCTGGAAAAAGACCACGAGCTGACCCGTGACAATCTCCTGCCGATGCCGCTCCAACCAAGCCATGATTTCGTGTTTTTTCTACCACTTCGTGGTCTGCTTGAGGATTACGTTTCTGGGGCTTCTTCCAGCTAATGCCCGCAGCGGCGAACAAGTCGTAATAGCTCTGGTTGGAGGCAAATACAATGCCATAGCGCTCCTCAAGGTGCTGTTGCAGTTC
Above is a genomic segment from Trichocoleus sp. FACHB-46 containing:
- a CDS encoding IS630 family transposase; the encoded protein is MAWLERHRQEIVTGQLVVFFQDECHLLWGDLCGYVWGKINQRIEVPMTNERQKQNYYGTLNVLSREFLIKAFERGNSESTIAFSQALLAEYPHSRIALIWDRASYHRSQAIQDYLAAVNQGLKECEWTITCLRFAPHASRQNPVEDLWLQAKQWIRKCYHPCRSFSTVRWLFEFITHRQTLVSPRFLCMALFHESFRIAIALFHHSCQRIAKSPKFVEHCLDELVETMLQQHCYLLFFESDRKGIVALAHGFLPKSLNSLAIAHFIV
- a CDS encoding winged helix-turn-helix domain-containing protein, which gives rise to MLDWLKAKNYWNLSELQQHLEERYGIVFASNQSYYDLFAAAGISWKKPQKRNPQADHEVVEKTRNHGLVGAASAGDCHGSARGLFPG